One region of Candidatus Poribacteria bacterium genomic DNA includes:
- a CDS encoding metallophosphoesterase has protein sequence MKLGVMSDSHDNIPNVKRAVALFNEIGVDLVVHAGDFIAPFAIDPLGDLNCRVVGAFGNNDGERVVVAKRFEAIDGEVHPNLASVSLGEKNIAVMHYPEFAIPISKSGDYDIVVYGHTHQIDIQKGQSLLLNPGETGGWTTGKATVAVVDLETLEATIHEL, from the coding sequence ATGAAACTTGGTGTTATGTCCGACAGCCACGACAATATCCCAAACGTCAAACGCGCTGTCGCACTTTTTAACGAAATTGGTGTGGACCTCGTTGTCCATGCTGGCGATTTTATTGCTCCGTTTGCTATTGACCCATTAGGGGACTTAAACTGCCGCGTCGTCGGTGCATTCGGAAACAATGACGGCGAACGCGTCGTTGTTGCGAAACGGTTTGAAGCCATCGACGGTGAGGTGCACCCTAACCTCGCAAGCGTGTCGCTCGGTGAAAAGAACATCGCTGTGATGCACTACCCTGAATTCGCTATTCCCATTTCCAAAAGCGGCGATTATGACATCGTTGTTTATGGACACACCCATCAGATAGACATCCAAAAAGGTCAATCGCTATTGCTCAATCCCGGGGAGACAGGTGGATGGACAACTGGAAAAGCAACGGTTGCTGTTGTAGACTTAGAAACGCTTGAAGCAACAATTCATGAACTGTAG
- a CDS encoding transcriptional regulator: MTMDIKPIRSEADYETALKSIDQLWDAAQGSTEADQLDVLVTLVEVYEEKHYPILPPDPIEAILHYMESQELSESDLETYLGSRTCVSEVLNRERALSLDMIRKLHKGLGIPADILVQPYAAQIDEVAD, translated from the coding sequence ATGACTATGGATATTAAACCGATCCGATCCGAAGCAGATTATGAAACTGCCCTGAAGAGCATTGATCAGCTTTGGGATGCAGCACAAGGCTCAACAGAAGCAGATCAACTTGATGTACTTGTCACACTGGTGGAGGTTTATGAAGAGAAGCACTACCCAATACTTCCGCCGGATCCGATTGAGGCAATTCTTCATTATATGGAGAGCCAAGAACTATCCGAATCTGACCTTGAAACCTATCTCGGTTCGCGTACTTGTGTGTCAGAAGTCTTGAATCGAGAACGCGCTTTATCGCTTGATATGATTCGGAAATTGCATAAAGGACTCGGAATTCCCGCGGATATTTTGGTACAGCCCTATGCAGCACAGATTGATGAAGTTGCAGACTGA
- a CDS encoding sulfatase-like hydrolase/transferase: METNVVNKFLLISIDCWRFDALSRTNPLFNTPKFDLLTQDFSLAEKFFVSAPATRPSHTSYFTGLYPFEHGVYGQTYLKMFQGIPNLFQIFNDAGYHITGRSERPEVFRFLDFESFITSVDPNAEAQHLGSLEDLIQQLKQPSDVPQFCFLHFWYTHGGYGMGGIPGAPSLKSLVDSGRMDEALRIYYAAATHILEFKLVEILKQLRLSDWAVFIFGDHGEGICEELIDHGSTLNQNVLHVPLLAHIPGVSNLEFPKPPISAIDLFPTILNLADIDVDYQGYGQDLLSPSKFDENRLVLSELDSLYGIGFLSKDNLEMPHHRVTSRTTVDNVEISKYSEGVRLWSLTDGEHLYREDEQTGEFVYRRVLSGEDLTCSDPDRFRDAYDDILMNSNYQHLQAQESTTEETKILEGRLRDLGYVE, from the coding sequence ATGGAAACCAACGTGGTCAATAAATTTCTACTTATCTCAATTGATTGTTGGCGGTTTGACGCGCTCAGCCGGACCAACCCTCTTTTCAACACGCCGAAGTTTGATCTGCTGACGCAGGATTTCTCGCTCGCCGAAAAGTTTTTCGTGTCGGCACCGGCAACCCGTCCTTCCCATACCTCCTATTTCACAGGACTTTATCCATTTGAACACGGGGTCTACGGGCAAACCTATCTCAAAATGTTTCAGGGGATTCCGAACCTGTTTCAGATATTCAATGATGCTGGCTACCATATCACAGGACGTTCCGAGCGTCCAGAGGTGTTTCGATTTCTTGATTTTGAGTCGTTCATCACATCGGTCGACCCGAACGCGGAAGCGCAACATCTCGGTTCACTTGAGGATCTGATACAGCAGCTCAAGCAACCTTCGGACGTGCCACAGTTTTGTTTTCTGCACTTCTGGTATACACACGGCGGTTACGGCATGGGCGGGATTCCAGGCGCGCCAAGTCTAAAGTCGCTCGTTGATAGCGGTAGAATGGATGAGGCGTTGCGTATCTACTACGCCGCTGCAACGCATATCCTCGAATTTAAGCTGGTTGAAATCCTGAAACAACTTCGACTTTCGGATTGGGCGGTCTTCATTTTTGGAGACCATGGTGAAGGTATCTGCGAAGAGCTCATTGATCACGGCAGCACGCTCAATCAGAACGTACTACACGTGCCGTTGTTAGCGCATATTCCCGGTGTATCAAACCTTGAATTCCCGAAGCCACCGATTTCAGCAATTGATCTCTTCCCTACAATTCTAAACCTTGCGGATATTGATGTGGATTATCAGGGATATGGACAGGACCTGCTATCTCCATCAAAATTTGATGAAAACCGGTTGGTATTGTCGGAGTTGGATAGTCTTTACGGTATCGGGTTTCTCAGTAAAGACAACTTGGAAATGCCCCATCATCGAGTGACATCTCGGACGACGGTTGACAACGTTGAGATCAGCAAGTATTCGGAAGGGGTTCGACTCTGGTCATTAACAGATGGTGAGCATCTCTACCGCGAAGATGAACAGACAGGTGAGTTTGTGTATCGACGTGTCCTAAGTGGCGAAGATCTCACCTGCTCGGATCCAGATCGCTTTCGTGACGCTTACGACGACATCTTGATGAATTCCAATTATCAGCACCTACAAGCACAGGAATCCACAACTGAAGAGACAAAGATTTTAGAGGGCAGGTTGCGAGATTTGGGCTACGTTGAATAG
- a CDS encoding sugar phosphate isomerase/epimerase, whose protein sequence is MKWSLNTYQTCQEWELGRILDTAEATGYHGVELLMDYKQKHGFEWDTPREAWDGLKAQVEASGVVISSLTSCQNFHSENAADREETVRRVTRVIDMAEFMDCDHVRVLGDRYTEDNRDAIVGYVTDGLKALGTYAGEKDITVSIEMHGSFTDPDSAMQVIDGVNLPNVGFVFNSQFIGCDAGSIEPLFSRVASHITAVHTHRVEEPETFDLYRQMFQWLDRIGFSGYISNECAYTGPDPEKVLALYVGLFKAFV, encoded by the coding sequence ATGAAATGGTCATTGAATACATATCAGACTTGCCAAGAATGGGAGTTAGGACGCATACTCGACACCGCTGAGGCAACTGGCTATCACGGTGTCGAATTGTTAATGGACTACAAGCAGAAGCACGGCTTTGAGTGGGATACGCCAAGAGAGGCTTGGGACGGATTAAAGGCACAGGTAGAGGCGAGTGGTGTTGTTATCTCCTCGCTCACCAGTTGCCAAAATTTCCACTCCGAGAACGCTGCTGACCGCGAGGAGACCGTCCGACGCGTTACGCGCGTAATCGACATGGCGGAATTTATGGACTGCGACCATGTCCGAGTCCTCGGTGATCGATATACCGAGGACAATAGAGATGCCATTGTCGGTTATGTCACAGATGGTCTGAAGGCTCTCGGCACCTATGCCGGTGAGAAAGACATTACTGTTTCTATTGAGATGCACGGATCCTTCACAGATCCCGATTCGGCGATGCAAGTGATTGACGGTGTGAACCTTCCAAATGTCGGTTTCGTCTTCAATTCACAATTCATTGGTTGCGATGCTGGCAGTATTGAACCGCTCTTTTCACGCGTGGCTTCACATATCACGGCAGTGCATACACACCGGGTAGAGGAACCAGAAACGTTTGACCTTTACCGACAGATGTTCCAATGGCTTGATCGCATCGGTTTCTCAGGCTACATCTCCAATGAGTGCGCTTATACGGGACCTGATCCAGAGAAGGTACTCGCGCTCTATGTCGGGCTTTTCAAGGCATTTGTCTAA
- a CDS encoding VWA domain-containing protein, whose protein sequence is MMFDTYWHKLYQKRRKTRRAFLISLVLHTIAIGIMSLGYIRWYHPMQPSEPLVSEAIAVTDLQRFHVSSTRKRSMSTTRRSTPVHSKTSPTVNQNIAKPIPSIRPTASSASIPVLRTDARLPMAETSLHEQTTKTPAWKTIATAHTKTPTIAPTPKLLQEQAVMKEETGHKSPAPPIDRDGRMGEALEGIAESIADSQTETVVDLVFLLDISGSMIDNIRAVGRQLNRMVTVFEEKGIDFTLGIVIFRYLESDTIIHPQTRDGERYKRLLTSHVVAAAGDERAHNAIIKTIRRVDFREGVKRRFILVTDEASKGSYTLPEVLAQCFQNNITVDVIGINHTTHRALTSKTGGLWYPIPIQE, encoded by the coding sequence ATGATGTTTGATACCTATTGGCATAAATTATATCAGAAGCGCAGGAAAACTCGCAGAGCATTCCTGATTTCGTTGGTCTTGCACACCATAGCGATCGGAATTATGAGCCTTGGTTATATCCGGTGGTATCACCCGATGCAACCTTCGGAACCGCTTGTCTCTGAAGCCATTGCCGTAACGGATCTTCAACGTTTTCATGTAAGTAGTACCCGCAAACGTTCTATGTCAACCACGCGGCGTTCAACACCAGTGCACTCTAAAACCTCACCCACTGTTAATCAGAACATCGCGAAGCCGATACCTTCGATACGTCCAACTGCATCCAGTGCGTCAATTCCCGTGTTAAGAACGGATGCCCGACTCCCCATGGCTGAGACATCTCTGCACGAACAAACAACAAAAACTCCCGCATGGAAAACAATTGCGACCGCGCATACAAAAACACCTACGATCGCGCCCACACCTAAACTCTTGCAGGAACAGGCTGTAATGAAGGAAGAAACAGGTCATAAAAGCCCAGCTCCACCAATTGACAGGGATGGACGAATGGGAGAAGCACTCGAAGGAATCGCGGAGAGTATCGCTGATAGCCAAACTGAAACCGTTGTTGATCTCGTTTTTCTGCTTGACATTAGTGGGAGTATGATAGATAATATCCGTGCAGTCGGCAGGCAGCTCAATCGAATGGTAACAGTATTTGAGGAGAAAGGGATTGACTTCACACTCGGCATCGTTATTTTCAGGTATCTTGAGAGTGATACGATCATTCATCCCCAAACGCGGGACGGTGAGAGATACAAACGATTGTTGACTTCTCACGTTGTTGCTGCTGCGGGTGATGAACGAGCGCACAATGCCATCATAAAAACGATTCGCCGCGTCGATTTTCGGGAAGGCGTGAAGCGACGATTTATCCTTGTTACTGACGAAGCGAGCAAAGGGTCTTATACGCTACCAGAGGTATTGGCACAGTGCTTTCAGAACAATATCACCGTAGATGTCATCGGTATTAATCATACAACCCATAGGGCTTTAACCTCTAAAACCGGGGGGCTCTGGTATCCCATTCCAATACAGGAATAG
- a CDS encoding PEP-utilizing enzyme, protein MQFIKHFSEIDGTDLPHVGGKGLNLGKLTRAGFRVPQGFCVTTDAYRFSVRGLSEQNESSVKDIELPPKLVAAVRAAREQLQTATVAVRSSATAEDLAEASFAGQQDTFLNVTSDELLDALKACWASLWSERAIAYRQTQGIADEGLAMAVVVQEMCDADVSGVLFTVSPFDPDVSIVESNWGLGESVVSGAITPDTFHVSRETGGVVEKNIAVKREMITATGVNEVSSPQQDIPSLTDTQLKELVQLGKQVETCYEQPMDIEWALADGQFVLLQARYITVRGTASEAPKSAIEELRQEEIRMLAARSEAHGTVWCHHNLAEVLPAPLPMTWGIMKAFMSGAGGLGKAYRSLGFYPSKRVDNEGVLDLICGRIYVNLNSEAELHFDGFPFAHDFEALKRNPQQAMYAQAQTDIKRSNASFWLKLPLHIVRMSRAELRLRQCRSGFDRLLTEDIFPAFQTEVEAERNISYSDLSDTELLAKFQTWRAKTLDDFAPKALTATLLAGFSLQRLEAGLQKCLDETPAKVLASKLISGLSGNLTVETNEKLWQVATGELTLKDFLKDYGHRAVDEFELAQPRWREDTTYLEQIVASFRQEGTQTQENGPRLGGQIEQRESAEKELAGILKEKAGLRKQIESELDFTRCYMPFRETAKFYLMLGYEQIRRALLELDRRYQLNGGIFYLMPNELKQLVDGETFNEVITTRKKRRELALQIEVPDVIFSDALEDIGAPILTDAAEMYAGVGVSAGVATGKARVLLTPVDVRPSDRDYILVCPSTDPAWTPLFLHAAGLVMERGGILSHGAIVAREYGVPAVANIPNATQHIADGQTLQVDGNQGTVSIFPDTP, encoded by the coding sequence ATGCAGTTCATCAAACATTTTTCAGAAATTGACGGGACAGACTTACCCCACGTCGGCGGAAAAGGGCTGAATCTGGGAAAGTTGACGAGAGCAGGATTTCGAGTGCCGCAAGGTTTTTGTGTCACTACGGATGCCTACCGATTTTCTGTCCGAGGGTTATCGGAACAGAATGAAAGCAGCGTTAAGGACATCGAACTACCACCAAAACTCGTTGCAGCAGTCCGCGCGGCGCGGGAACAATTGCAGACAGCCACAGTCGCAGTACGCTCCAGCGCAACCGCCGAAGATTTGGCAGAAGCGAGTTTTGCGGGGCAGCAGGACACCTTTTTGAATGTAACGTCTGATGAACTCTTAGACGCGCTCAAGGCGTGCTGGGCATCGCTCTGGTCGGAACGGGCAATTGCTTATCGCCAGACACAGGGCATTGCGGATGAAGGCTTGGCAATGGCAGTTGTGGTTCAAGAAATGTGCGACGCGGATGTCTCTGGTGTGCTTTTCACTGTCAGTCCTTTTGATCCCGATGTCTCTATTGTTGAGTCGAATTGGGGGTTGGGTGAATCGGTTGTATCCGGTGCAATCACGCCTGATACTTTCCATGTCTCGCGGGAGACGGGCGGGGTTGTCGAAAAAAATATCGCTGTAAAACGGGAGATGATAACCGCCACAGGTGTAAACGAAGTGTCGTCTCCACAACAGGACATTCCGAGTCTGACGGATACGCAACTGAAGGAACTCGTCCAACTTGGCAAGCAGGTTGAAACCTGCTACGAACAGCCGATGGATATTGAGTGGGCACTCGCGGATGGACAGTTTGTTTTGTTGCAGGCACGCTACATCACGGTCCGGGGTACCGCATCTGAGGCTCCTAAGAGTGCTATTGAGGAACTCCGTCAGGAGGAGATTCGGATGTTGGCGGCGCGCTCCGAAGCGCACGGGACGGTCTGGTGTCATCACAATCTCGCGGAGGTGCTACCGGCTCCACTACCGATGACATGGGGGATTATGAAGGCGTTTATGTCGGGTGCCGGTGGACTGGGTAAAGCGTATCGCAGCTTGGGATTTTACCCAAGTAAGCGGGTGGATAACGAAGGCGTTCTTGACCTTATCTGTGGGCGAATTTACGTTAATTTGAACAGCGAAGCAGAACTACACTTCGATGGTTTCCCCTTTGCACACGATTTTGAAGCATTGAAGCGGAATCCACAGCAGGCGATGTATGCACAAGCACAAACTGACATTAAGCGAAGTAACGCCTCATTTTGGTTGAAACTACCACTCCATATTGTTCGTATGAGCAGAGCAGAGCTGCGTTTACGTCAGTGCCGCTCGGGCTTCGATCGGCTACTAACAGAAGATATATTTCCGGCATTTCAAACAGAGGTTGAAGCAGAACGAAATATTTCATATTCGGACTTATCGGATACAGAATTGCTGGCGAAATTTCAAACGTGGCGCGCCAAGACCTTGGACGATTTCGCACCGAAGGCACTCACTGCTACGCTCCTCGCTGGATTTTCGCTCCAACGGTTAGAGGCAGGACTTCAGAAGTGCCTTGATGAGACTCCAGCAAAGGTACTTGCGAGCAAACTTATTAGTGGACTTTCTGGTAATCTCACCGTTGAAACCAATGAGAAACTGTGGCAGGTAGCGACTGGAGAACTAACACTTAAGGATTTCCTAAAAGATTACGGACATCGTGCAGTTGATGAATTTGAATTGGCACAACCCCGTTGGCGCGAAGATACCACCTACCTTGAACAGATTGTTGCATCCTTTCGTCAAGAAGGTACACAGACACAAGAAAATGGGCCGCGTTTGGGGGGACAGATAGAACAACGCGAGTCCGCAGAAAAGGAACTCGCTGGAATCCTCAAAGAGAAGGCAGGTTTGCGCAAACAGATTGAGAGTGAACTCGATTTCACGAGATGTTATATGCCCTTCAGGGAGACAGCGAAATTCTACCTCATGCTCGGCTATGAACAGATCCGACGCGCTTTACTTGAACTGGATCGCCGTTATCAGCTCAATGGTGGTATTTTTTATCTCATGCCTAATGAATTAAAGCAGTTGGTTGACGGCGAAACTTTTAATGAGGTCATCACTACACGTAAAAAGAGGCGTGAACTGGCACTACAGATTGAGGTGCCCGATGTCATTTTCAGTGATGCGTTGGAGGATATAGGCGCACCGATCTTGACAGACGCGGCGGAGATGTATGCAGGAGTAGGCGTTTCCGCGGGGGTCGCAACTGGGAAAGCGCGTGTGTTGCTGACACCAGTGGATGTACGTCCATCTGATCGAGATTACATTTTAGTGTGTCCCTCAACCGATCCCGCGTGGACACCCCTGTTTCTACACGCAGCGGGACTTGTGATGGAACGCGGCGGGATCCTATCACACGGTGCGATTGTTGCGAGGGAGTATGGTGTGCCTGCTGTGGCGAACATTCCGAACGCAACACAGCACATCGCCGATGGACAGACACTTCAGGTTGATGGAAATCAAGGGACGGTTTCAATTTTCCCCGACACACCATAG
- a CDS encoding cytochrome c — protein sequence MEDEDNVLLPDGSSSESESMQFTSAQTGISTNIEVSFEQNLLPILTARCAFAGCHVAGGPEGIDLSTYQTFIRAGEELFIPGNARSSDIIEEIVSGRMPPGGPRLSDAEIQLFVDWINQQEPLSRNWGDDDDDDDRDDDDDDDDDD from the coding sequence GTGGAAGATGAAGATAATGTATTATTGCCCGATGGCTCTTCCTCCGAATCCGAAAGTATGCAATTTACATCTGCACAAACTGGTATCTCTACTAACATTGAGGTTTCCTTTGAACAGAACCTTTTACCTATCCTTACAGCGAGATGTGCCTTTGCTGGTTGTCACGTTGCTGGCGGTCCCGAGGGCATTGATCTCAGTACATATCAAACTTTCATAAGGGCAGGAGAGGAGCTATTCATTCCTGGGAATGCTCGGTCAAGCGATATTATCGAAGAAATCGTCTCAGGAAGAATGCCACCTGGGGGTCCCCGGTTGAGCGACGCGGAAATTCAACTTTTCGTTGATTGGATCAATCAACAGGAACCACTATCCCGTAATTGGGGTGATGACGACGATGACGACGACCGTGACGATGATGACGACGACGATGATGATGACTGA
- the waaF gene encoding lipopolysaccharide heptosyltransferase II: MFQNASEILTLIASAVVQWLFYRKPLPKNFTPERILVVKLDHLGDVLLATPVLSNLRRAYPNTELHALTGAWSRVVLEKHPDVSKVIEYNSPAFCRTGRSTSLKQTFRLYRALRRQKYDMIVELRGDWRVVWFAFLRLTPKRLDRAALQVANKLGLAQFTGTHETTRNLDVLRQAGIPIPVQTTTFSVTAEDEKWVSDFLATYQIDRKRLLIAIHPGSPIELKRWLPERYAELADWLIAQKGAQILFVGVKDEIQIITNIQARMQGESINIAGKTTLTELASILRKCNIFIGNDSGPMHLAAAVGIHTIGLYGPGDPTRFGPVGAKCQTIRRKLDCPPCSGTTCRFVEEGCMSKIQVTDVIQTLETTAHLTPNN; the protein is encoded by the coding sequence ATGTTTCAGAACGCATCCGAAATTCTCACTTTAATCGCTTCCGCTGTCGTGCAGTGGCTCTTTTACCGGAAACCGCTGCCGAAGAACTTCACACCCGAACGCATTCTCGTCGTCAAACTCGATCATCTTGGAGATGTGCTGTTAGCGACACCGGTGCTTTCCAATCTACGTCGGGCGTACCCGAACACTGAACTGCACGCGCTCACCGGGGCATGGAGTCGCGTTGTTTTAGAGAAGCATCCCGATGTCAGTAAAGTCATCGAATATAACTCACCGGCTTTCTGCCGCACAGGGCGATCCACTTCACTCAAACAAACCTTTCGGCTTTACCGAGCGTTACGTCGTCAAAAATACGACATGATTGTGGAACTTCGAGGCGATTGGCGTGTTGTCTGGTTCGCGTTCTTACGACTCACACCGAAACGGCTCGACCGTGCAGCCCTACAAGTTGCAAACAAATTGGGTCTTGCCCAATTTACGGGAACACACGAAACAACGCGGAATCTTGATGTCCTAAGGCAGGCAGGTATTCCAATACCCGTCCAAACCACGACCTTCTCAGTGACAGCAGAAGACGAAAAATGGGTATCTGATTTCCTTGCTACATATCAGATTGACAGAAAACGACTGTTGATTGCTATCCATCCGGGTTCTCCGATTGAACTTAAAAGATGGCTGCCTGAACGGTATGCTGAACTCGCGGATTGGCTAATTGCCCAAAAAGGTGCACAAATTCTGTTTGTCGGTGTGAAAGACGAAATCCAGATAATTACCAACATCCAAGCACGCATGCAAGGAGAATCAATTAATATTGCGGGCAAAACAACGCTAACAGAATTGGCATCAATTTTGCGCAAGTGTAATATATTCATCGGCAACGATAGCGGTCCGATGCATCTCGCTGCAGCGGTAGGTATACACACAATAGGACTCTATGGACCGGGAGATCCAACCCGCTTCGGACCAGTGGGTGCGAAGTGTCAGACGATTCGTCGGAAACTCGACTGTCCGCCATGTTCAGGAACAACCTGTCGATTCGTCGAAGAAGGATGTATGTCTAAAATTCAGGTAACTGACGTAATTCAGACGCTTGAAACAACTGCACATTTGACACCAAACAATTAA
- a CDS encoding DUF4159 domain-containing protein, with protein MSAKRTSGAFMTSLVLHIVIAAIAGIYLVTQTEQFKDLVGAEVLQPKEPPKPKVRKPVVKPVIKPTVPTQNTVVVEQVQVQPRVTTAFVAKSNFQPQTVLEFSNQTVKVEAPINPNVPRVVTPNAPVPTVVTHADLPVSDAPGALAFSAPVATAPSAGPANIGRGVAGTAVQVKVAFERPPGLAMVENVGAARDALGDVVENITLGNVEVPPLPRGEPGGRVIGKGKDIRGVFRFTRIRHSLSDWWADASSLNALTKWLNERTKIKTDMNVEGGALKLTDANLFKTPFVFMTGHDPSLVRSRNLLGRQYGGGKMDSRLTETEAAGMRRYFVEKGGFLVFDDCGVNAPAQAMIRLFLAQMRYVMPEYQIERIPNDHEVYDNFYEMGGPPVGFDIFWWGTRPPKRNYLEGISVGEKLSVIVVRRDYMCAMESVSLPTRSVHYSPGVYRFMTNVVVYALTHGQISDYSGYVPEDTLAKKELPTRAPEAAKVGGFE; from the coding sequence ATGAGTGCAAAAAGAACCTCAGGTGCCTTTATGACTTCCTTGGTTCTCCACATCGTCATAGCAGCGATTGCTGGCATTTACCTTGTCACGCAAACCGAGCAGTTTAAAGACCTTGTGGGTGCCGAAGTGCTCCAACCGAAAGAGCCGCCGAAGCCTAAGGTACGGAAACCTGTTGTAAAACCTGTTATTAAGCCGACGGTCCCAACCCAGAACACCGTCGTTGTTGAACAGGTTCAGGTGCAACCCCGTGTAACGACTGCGTTTGTTGCCAAGTCGAATTTCCAACCGCAGACGGTCCTCGAATTTTCCAACCAAACCGTCAAAGTAGAAGCACCGATTAATCCGAACGTTCCGAGAGTGGTTACACCAAACGCCCCAGTGCCGACAGTTGTAACACACGCGGATCTCCCTGTTTCGGATGCACCCGGTGCCTTGGCGTTCTCCGCACCCGTGGCAACTGCGCCTTCCGCTGGACCGGCTAACATCGGTCGTGGTGTCGCAGGGACTGCAGTGCAAGTGAAAGTCGCTTTTGAACGTCCACCCGGACTCGCGATGGTTGAAAACGTCGGTGCCGCACGCGATGCCCTCGGTGATGTCGTTGAAAACATCACGCTCGGTAACGTTGAAGTACCGCCCCTGCCGAGAGGCGAACCCGGTGGTCGCGTTATCGGTAAAGGTAAAGACATCCGCGGCGTATTCCGTTTCACACGGATCCGCCACAGTCTCTCTGACTGGTGGGCAGATGCTTCTTCCTTGAACGCATTGACGAAGTGGCTCAACGAACGTACCAAAATCAAAACCGACATGAACGTTGAAGGTGGCGCATTGAAACTTACCGATGCCAACCTCTTCAAAACACCGTTCGTCTTTATGACAGGACATGATCCGTCACTCGTCCGTTCTCGTAACTTGCTTGGACGGCAGTATGGTGGCGGTAAAATGGACAGCCGTCTCACCGAGACTGAAGCAGCGGGTATGCGTCGCTACTTCGTTGAAAAGGGCGGATTCCTCGTCTTTGACGACTGCGGTGTGAACGCTCCTGCGCAGGCGATGATTCGTCTCTTCCTCGCACAGATGCGTTACGTCATGCCTGAGTATCAAATTGAACGGATTCCCAACGATCACGAAGTCTATGACAACTTCTATGAAATGGGTGGTCCTCCCGTCGGATTCGACATCTTCTGGTGGGGCACACGTCCGCCGAAACGGAACTACCTCGAAGGTATCTCTGTCGGTGAAAAGTTGTCCGTTATCGTTGTCCGTCGTGACTATATGTGCGCGATGGAGTCTGTCAGTCTCCCGACCCGTAGTGTCCACTATTCACCCGGTGTGTATCGTTTCATGACGAACGTTGTGGTGTATGCATTGACGCACGGTCAGATTTCTGACTACTCCGGTTACGTGCCTGAAGACACATTAGCGAAGAAAGAACTCCCGACACGAGCACCTGAAGCTGCGAAGGTCGGCGGTTTTGAATAG